TCACGCCTGGCGCCGCGCCACCTCCACCAGCGACTTCCTCCTTGCCCACCACGCCTGCcagccacccccccccccccccccctttacaACAAAGATTATAATTGCAGCGTCCGCGACCACATCAAGTCCATAGACATCATCCCCTGCGACCACAGGGCAGCCGACAAGCTCCTGTCCGTCGCCCGACTTGATGGCACCTGCGACATCTCTCTCGAGGCCTGCTGTGATGGCCTCCTCGTCTTACGCACCTGGAATAAGAGGGGTGAAGGCTACGTTGTGACGACCTTCATCTGCAACCCGGCCACTCGTCAATATGCTCCCCTCCACCAGCTTGATGGCTTCGGGCTCTTGGGGATGTACCCACACAGACCAACCGGAGACTACCGATTATTGCTGTACATAGTCCAAAAGATGAGGAATGATGGCTGCTACCTCTACACATTAGGCTCTGGCCAGCCGCCGAGGCACATAGGCTGCCCTGATGACAAGGAACTGATGAATTCCCCTGCATCTGTCTTTTTCCATGATAGCTTGCATTGGCACACAGACACCATGATAATGGTATTTGACACCACCAACGAGTCTTTCCGGCAGATGCGCTCTCCGATGATTTCGGCAGATGACCATGCTGACTTGTTTGAGATGAGTGACATGTTTGGCATGTTTAGTTTTAATGAAAAAGAGAACATTGTAGATATTTGGGTGATGCAGGACTATGAAAGTGAAGTCTGGGCCTTTCAACGTCGGGTTGAATTGCCGATTGCAGAGATAATGGAGCAATTTCAAAATTCTGGAGGTTGGTTTGATCTGGTGGCCGCATCTTGGGATAGTGACATGCTCCTGCTGATTCAATTTGAAGACAACTGGCTACTTCAGGTTGACATGGATGGCAAGTTGGTTGGTAGCATCCAACACAGATTCCTATATCCAACCCTACTTCGGCTCAAGCAATCTCTCATTTCACATACCTTCTTTCCAGCAAAAGAGGGTTATGTTGTCAATGCTTCGCCTTTCATCTGACCTGATGGTTATGTTCCGAGTATTATTTAGCTTTTCATCCGAGGTCTGTTTATGTGTGGTGGTGCTTCTTAATGGCCTAACTCTTTATATC
The Aegilops tauschii subsp. strangulata cultivar AL8/78 chromosome 3, Aet v6.0, whole genome shotgun sequence genome window above contains:
- the LOC109772748 gene encoding uncharacterized protein, which encodes MADIEGRFYQLKEFFDKIMNQGKDNHVMIVGSDLEIYIIPCDHRAADKLLSVARLDGTCDISLEACCDGLLVLRTWNKRGEGYVVTTFICNPATRQYAPLHQLDGFGLLGMYPHRPTGDYRLLLYIVQKMRNDGCYLYTLGSGQPPRHIGCPDDKELMNSPASVFFHDSLHWHTDTMIMVFDTTNESFRQMRSPMISADDHADLFEMSDMFGMFSFNEKENIVDIWVMQDYESEVWAFQRRVELPIAEIMEQFQNSGGWFDLVAASWDSDMLLLIQFEDNWLLQVDMDGKLVGSIQHRFLYPTLLRLKQSLISHTFFPAKEGYVVNASPFI